The following proteins are encoded in a genomic region of Prosthecobacter sp. SYSU 5D2:
- a CDS encoding ABC transporter substrate-binding protein: protein MNRRTLLALILAAPILVVRPADASPAEAQQRLTQAVNEVLAVTDRAASGSALAEKVRPVLQKHISFETMTRRAVGVGWRQFSAAQQQKATQLFTTLVIRTYSSKFTPGERAAVTYKKAMTPAAGRVDVPTDLVYKGSRYSVTYRMEQAGGWRIVDVVIEGVSLVANYRTQLDASFKKGGAAAVLSSLENSVSRPS, encoded by the coding sequence ATGAACCGAAGAACCTTGCTCGCCCTCATCCTGGCCGCTCCCATCCTTGTTGTTAGACCGGCGGATGCCTCTCCCGCCGAAGCGCAGCAGCGCCTGACGCAGGCGGTGAATGAAGTGCTGGCTGTGACCGACCGTGCCGCCAGCGGCAGCGCCCTGGCGGAAAAAGTACGCCCGGTTTTGCAAAAGCACATCAGCTTTGAAACCATGACCCGCCGGGCGGTGGGCGTGGGCTGGCGGCAGTTCAGCGCCGCTCAGCAGCAAAAGGCCACCCAGCTTTTCACCACCCTGGTCATCCGCACCTACAGCAGCAAATTCACTCCCGGTGAGCGTGCGGCTGTCACGTATAAAAAGGCCATGACTCCTGCCGCCGGCCGCGTGGATGTGCCCACGGACCTGGTGTACAAAGGCAGCCGCTACAGCGTCACCTACCGCATGGAGCAGGCCGGCGGCTGGCGCATCGTGGATGTCGTCATCGAGGGTGTCAGCCTGGTCGCCAACTACCGCACCCAGCTTGATGCCTCTTTTAAAAAGGGCGGTGCCGCCGCCGTTCTCAGCTCGCTTGAAAACTCTGTGTCCCGCCCCTCATGA